A window of Clostridia bacterium contains these coding sequences:
- a CDS encoding family 16 glycosylhydrolase, with amino-acid sequence MRKTTAFIIVIALIFSVLAGTVFFASAAPLDEAMAAAKPELYGLYTPQSAGLLRDAYDRAAAGDGDGSALLAALDALAPLENYKRETLIGFSGLDGEDIAAMKLCRGEVSVCDGAVTLSGEGTLRYCNAVRGGIAGPSPFGMATPDADGFVLAIDSAADARLDIEIGRRGSSDDCVFTLSDVFVANGERYYFFPFERFGDLPLDGTLNYISLTFTGTSAVSFCDLHAASAGAEGAAEFVYSEEPMTAQNFDPAKFYKILQHDTDLALTVVYELSTRKLVFAANAGNDDSQLWQIVRDPAVTSRFRLVNKLTGLSLQQSADGSLSLTLSVADYTNAAQKWSCTYNRTRGFSFYLANIGKLSYLGSKARLSGTDTATKYFDVVCTGGEEWTQVWSDEFNTLDRSVWYVMNAKNRGPTEPMFNRDSPNNLYIEDGNLVIKTIKEEYLGYHATSAYLSTEEKVQFTYGRMEMRAKLPEGRKIWPAFWMMGEDERWPRCGEIDVVEMVGSGPDDDYLGERGSIATFHYDKNGIHIEEGGNTDGNTLRHVEKLSENYHTYAIEWDETQVRWYFDDTLYLTVNSDTPEKMITLQENPMFLILDTSIEGPGNNQLPEGMPDEAYFYIDYIRYYKSGVRAKPADTIPYGYESGSPDYYEAIWSPAHIGAYCAATDRLVYCNAATVAVIYDVTSMTHVASRNLMTSGWSMSCAVSADGSTAVFGRERKITVSKTDLLVPMTEMAEGMFPTIALSNDGSRCYYGAVPNERSNGYCDYFRIFECEDLTEIANEYTGSWVDSIAVAADDTYAYGCFDGKVRVRSASDADLGGFTAEGRVISLAFSPDCKTIYAADGALKIYKYDIASGETKLLAVCADEVYKLAVSPDGKRLAAACGDSCARVYDVETGRLAARPCLGRLTVTEVVYSADGKLLLLGCTDGRIGVYRASDGLPLALLYDEAGGGTWYHTIAISPDNRSVMAIRGREDFSSAVAGWRIPELLSECSDSSVLAALPYYDEAVYTAESYAPYAVALKNAHAVRTNRYSSQSAVGAALAAVEEAAGALVETGADFIKGDLDGDGEITVSDALAALRIAAKLAEETPESILIGDADGDGRITVSDALAILRVAAKLADAL; translated from the coding sequence ATGAGGAAAACGACTGCGTTCATAATTGTCATAGCGTTGATATTCTCCGTCTTGGCAGGGACTGTCTTCTTCGCGTCCGCCGCTCCGTTGGATGAAGCGATGGCGGCGGCGAAGCCGGAGCTTTACGGACTTTACACGCCGCAGAGCGCGGGTCTGCTTCGCGACGCTTATGATAGGGCAGCAGCGGGTGATGGCGACGGAAGCGCGCTTCTCGCCGCGCTCGACGCGCTCGCGCCGCTTGAAAACTATAAGCGCGAGACATTGATCGGCTTCAGCGGGCTCGACGGCGAAGATATCGCGGCTATGAAGCTCTGCCGCGGCGAAGTTTCGGTATGCGACGGCGCCGTTACTCTTTCCGGCGAAGGAACGCTCCGCTACTGCAACGCCGTTCGCGGCGGCATTGCGGGCCCCTCCCCCTTCGGCATGGCGACTCCGGACGCCGACGGATTCGTGCTCGCGATAGATTCCGCCGCGGATGCGCGGCTCGATATCGAGATCGGCAGGCGCGGCAGTTCGGACGACTGCGTTTTCACGCTTTCCGACGTTTTCGTTGCCAATGGTGAACGTTACTATTTCTTCCCCTTCGAGCGCTTCGGCGACCTGCCGCTTGACGGCACGCTTAACTATATTTCCCTGACCTTTACCGGAACAAGCGCGGTTTCGTTTTGCGACCTGCACGCCGCTTCCGCCGGAGCCGAGGGTGCCGCGGAATTCGTTTATTCCGAAGAACCGATGACCGCGCAGAACTTCGACCCCGCGAAGTTCTATAAGATCCTCCAGCACGATACGGATCTCGCGCTGACGGTCGTATACGAATTAAGTACGCGAAAACTTGTTTTCGCCGCAAACGCCGGAAACGACGATTCTCAACTCTGGCAGATCGTGCGCGATCCGGCCGTTACCTCGCGTTTCAGACTTGTCAACAAGCTTACCGGGCTTTCGCTGCAGCAGTCCGCCGACGGCAGTCTTTCGCTCACGCTCAGCGTCGCCGATTACACCAACGCGGCGCAGAAATGGTCCTGCACGTATAACAGAACGCGCGGCTTTTCTTTCTATCTGGCCAACATCGGAAAACTGTCATACCTCGGCTCAAAAGCGCGGCTCTCAGGGACCGACACCGCGACGAAGTATTTCGACGTCGTATGCACCGGCGGTGAAGAGTGGACGCAGGTCTGGAGCGATGAATTCAATACGCTCGACCGCAGCGTATGGTACGTCATGAACGCCAAAAACCGCGGCCCGACCGAGCCGATGTTCAACCGCGACAGCCCGAACAACCTCTATATCGAAGACGGCAACCTCGTCATCAAGACTATAAAAGAAGAATACCTCGGCTATCACGCCACGAGCGCCTACCTCTCCACCGAGGAGAAGGTGCAGTTCACCTACGGCAGAATGGAGATGCGGGCGAAGCTTCCGGAGGGGCGCAAGATCTGGCCCGCATTCTGGATGATGGGCGAGGATGAGCGCTGGCCGCGCTGCGGCGAGATCGACGTCGTCGAGATGGTCGGTTCCGGACCGGATGATGATTACCTCGGCGAACGCGGTTCCATCGCCACCTTCCACTATGACAAAAACGGCATTCATATCGAGGAAGGCGGCAACACCGACGGGAATACGCTCAGACACGTCGAAAAGCTCTCCGAAAACTACCATACATACGCGATAGAGTGGGACGAAACACAGGTGCGCTGGTATTTCGACGACACGCTCTATCTGACCGTGAATTCGGATACTCCGGAAAAGATGATAACCCTGCAGGAAAACCCGATGTTCCTGATACTCGACACATCGATAGAAGGTCCCGGGAACAATCAGCTTCCCGAAGGTATGCCGGATGAGGCATATTTCTACATCGACTATATCAGATATTACAAGAGCGGCGTCCGCGCGAAGCCCGCGGATACTATTCCCTACGGATACGAATCGGGCTCGCCCGACTATTACGAAGCCATCTGGTCGCCCGCACATATCGGCGCTTACTGCGCCGCGACCGATCGCCTCGTCTACTGCAACGCCGCCACGGTGGCGGTTATTTACGACGTAACGAGCATGACCCACGTCGCCTCCCGCAATCTCATGACTTCCGGATGGTCTATGTCATGCGCGGTTTCCGCCGACGGCAGCACCGCCGTCTTTGGCAGGGAACGCAAGATAACCGTGTCCAAGACCGACCTGCTGGTGCCCATGACCGAGATGGCGGAGGGGATGTTCCCGACGATAGCGCTTAGCAACGACGGCAGCCGCTGTTATTACGGCGCCGTTCCGAACGAAAGGAGCAACGGCTACTGCGATTATTTCCGCATTTTTGAATGCGAAGACCTCACGGAGATCGCCAACGAATACACGGGCAGTTGGGTCGACTCAATAGCCGTCGCCGCCGATGACACCTACGCCTACGGCTGTTTCGACGGCAAGGTGCGCGTGCGCTCCGCTTCCGACGCCGACCTCGGCGGTTTCACCGCCGAAGGCCGCGTTATCTCGCTCGCCTTCTCTCCCGACTGCAAAACGATCTATGCCGCCGACGGCGCGCTGAAGATATACAAGTATGATATCGCATCAGGCGAAACGAAGCTTCTCGCCGTCTGCGCCGACGAGGTCTACAAGCTCGCCGTTTCGCCCGACGGGAAACGGCTCGCCGCCGCCTGCGGCGACTCCTGCGCCAGAGTTTACGACGTTGAGACCGGACGGCTTGCCGCGCGCCCCTGCCTCGGCAGACTCACCGTCACCGAGGTCGTATATTCCGCCGACGGCAAGCTCCTGCTGCTCGGCTGCACGGACGGCAGGATAGGCGTTTACCGCGCATCCGACGGACTCCCGCTCGCTCTGCTTTATGACGAAGCCGGCGGCGGAACGTGGTATCACACCATAGCGATAAGCCCCGACAACCGTTCCGTTATGGCTATACGCGGTCGGGAGGATTTTTCCTCCGCGGTTGCCGGATGGCGCATCCCCGAGCTGCTTTCTGAATGCTCTGATTCCTCTGTGCTTGCCGCGCTGCCCTATTATGACGAAGCGGTCTACACAGCCGAAAGCTACGCTCCTTACGCCGTAGCGCTCAAAAACGCGCACGCGGTCAGGACGAACAGATACTCCTCGCAGTCCGCTGTCGGCGCCGCGCTCGCGGCTGTCGAAGAAGCCGCCGGCGCG